In Calditrichota bacterium, a genomic segment contains:
- a CDS encoding T9SS type A sorting domain-containing protein, with protein GFHGPVSGVRKFLPKEYELHPNFPNPFNPTTTIQFDLKEPGMVSLRIYNMLGQLVRVLVNDKMEAGRYRRQWDGRSELGVAVPSGLYECVLEVNGRRLTRRLLLMK; from the coding sequence GCGGGTTCCATGGGCCGGTGAGCGGGGTGCGGAAGTTCTTGCCCAAGGAGTATGAACTTCACCCCAATTTCCCCAACCCTTTCAATCCGACGACGACCATTCAGTTCGACCTCAAAGAGCCGGGGATGGTGTCGCTCCGCATCTACAACATGCTTGGGCAGTTGGTGCGGGTGTTGGTCAACGACAAAATGGAGGCCGGTCGGTACCGCCGGCAGTGGGATGGGCGGAGTGAGTTGGGTGTGGCCGTTCCTTCGGGCCTGTACGAGTGCGTGCTGGAGGTGAATGGCCGGCGGCTCACGCGGCGTCTGCTACTGATGAAATGA